In Solanum pennellii chromosome 7, SPENNV200, the following are encoded in one genomic region:
- the LOC107024676 gene encoding methylesterase 10-like, with translation MEKSVSKVKKHFVLVHTLGHGAWSWYKIVALIRCSGHNVTALDLGGSGINPKQALEIPNFSDYLSPLMEFMTSLPTNEKIVLVGHSTGGLAISKAMETFPEKISVAVFLSGLMPGPNISASIVYTEAINAIIRELDNRVTYHNGSENPPTTFNLGPKFLETNAYHLSPIEDLALATTLVRPFYLYSAEDVSKEIVVSSKKYGSVKRVFIFAAKNEVVKKEFFQTMIEKNLPDEIEVIEGSDHATMMSKPQQLYTTLLNIANKYT, from the exons atggaGAAAAGCGTgtctaaagttaagaagcaCTTTGTGCTTGTTCATACGCTAGGCCATGGAGCCTGGTCCTGGTACAAAATTGTAGCACTCATAAGATGTTCAGGACATAATGTCACAGCTCTAGACTTGGGTGGTTCAGGAATCAACCCGAAACAGGCCCTCGAAATTCCAAATTTTTCTGATTACTTGAGTCCGCTAATGGAGTTCATGACCTCACTTCCTACTAATGAAAAAATAGTTCTTGTAGGCCATAGCACCGGTGGACTCGCCATTTCTAAAGCCATGGAAACCTTCCCTGAAAAGATTTCTGTTGCTGTATTTCTTAGTGGTTTAATGCCTGGTCCAAATATCAGTGCATCAATCGTCTACACTGAG GCAATCAATGCAATAATACGTGAACTTGATAATCGGGTTACATACCACAACGGATCTGAGAATCCTCCAACGACCTTCAACCTAGGTCCCAAGTTCTTGGAAACTAATGCTTACCATCTGAGCCCAATTGAG GATTTGGCGCTGGCTACTACACTAGTAAGGCCATTTTATTTATACAGTGCGGAAGATGTTTCTAAGGAGATAGTAGTTTCAAGCAAAAAATATGGATCAGTTAAGAGAGTGTTCATCTTTGCTGCTAAAAATGAAGTTGTGAAGAAGGAATTTTTCCAAACGATGATTGAAAAGAATCTACCAGATGAAATAGAAGTGATCGAGGGGTCTGACCATGCGACCATGATGTCTAAGCCCCAACAGCTTTATACTACTCTTCTCAACATTGCCAACAAGTATACCTGA